In one window of Actinomycetota bacterium DNA:
- a CDS encoding archease translates to MKPFEILDHTADIGLKAYGTTLKEAFENAAMGMFSIMTDLDKVQPKETFKVDIAAEDRETLLVEWLNELLYLFDVERILFNRFEITDWDERHFLKATIQGEQIDLNRHDIEIQIKACTYHMLKVERNEIWTIQVIFDV, encoded by the coding sequence GTGAAGCCCTTTGAAATTCTAGATCACACGGCGGACATCGGTCTTAAAGCCTATGGCACAACCCTCAAAGAAGCCTTCGAGAATGCTGCAATGGGTATGTTTTCCATCATGACGGACCTCGACAAGGTACAACCAAAGGAAACCTTTAAGGTGGATATCGCCGCGGAGGACAGAGAGACCCTCCTTGTGGAGTGGTTGAATGAGCTCCTCTATCTTTTCGATGTCGAACGGATCCTCTTCAACCGATTCGAGATAACCGATTGGGATGAGCGGCATTTTCTCAAAGCTACGATTCAGGGCGAGCAGATAGACCTGAACCGTCACGACATCGAAATTCAAATTAAGGCCTGCACTTATCATATGTTGAAAGTGGAAAGGAACGAAATTTGGACGATACAGGTAATCTTCGACGTCTGA